In Halopseudomonas nanhaiensis, a single window of DNA contains:
- a CDS encoding LON peptidase substrate-binding domain-containing protein, which translates to MTDKIALFPLKSILFPGCVLDLQIFEARYLDMVSRCFKRDEGFIVVPLESGPEAGSGNLRFNALGCEARIIDWQQRDNGLLGIRVQGRRRARISDVSVAGDGLIEADPHWVDELTDKPLGPAQADLLALRDSLMQHPMAASLGLAPVDDSQQRLGYQLAFLLPFSLEQKSALLAIDDAEQRLEQIGDWLQALQS; encoded by the coding sequence ATGACAGACAAGATTGCGCTTTTCCCGCTCAAGAGCATCCTGTTTCCTGGATGCGTGCTGGATCTGCAGATTTTCGAGGCTCGCTATCTGGATATGGTCAGCCGCTGCTTCAAACGGGACGAAGGGTTCATCGTCGTCCCGCTTGAATCCGGGCCGGAGGCAGGGTCCGGTAATCTTCGGTTCAACGCGCTGGGCTGCGAGGCGCGAATCATCGATTGGCAACAGCGCGACAACGGCTTGCTGGGTATCCGGGTGCAAGGCCGGCGTCGTGCACGCATCAGCGATGTGAGTGTGGCTGGCGACGGCCTTATAGAGGCAGACCCGCACTGGGTCGACGAGCTCACCGACAAACCTCTGGGGCCGGCGCAGGCGGACCTGCTGGCGTTACGGGACAGCCTCATGCAGCATCCGATGGCTGCGAGTCTTGGGCTGGCGCCGGTGGATGACAGTCAGCAGCGCCTCGGTTATCAGCTGGCGTTCCTGCTGCCGTTTTCACTGGAACAGAAATCAGCCCTGCTTGCGATCGACGATGCCGAACAGCGTCTCGAGCAGATTGGTGACTGGCTGCAGGCGTTGCAGTCATGA
- a CDS encoding DedA family protein, translating to MEGGLTGDVIAWLSGHTRWLGPAIFLIALLESLAIAGIVVPGVALLFAAAAMAGSAHLSLAGVLAWAFAGAVCGDMISFALGRIFHQDIRRLGLFRKHPQWIDGGEAFFRRYGVLSVLIGRFVGPIRPVIPLVAGMFDMPTWRFVAINLFSAALWAPAYLLPGYVTGSALNWPVPEFFWTQTLALAGGLIAFTALSLMALRKQERWSTLAVAGLSLAGLIGIAMASPWLHIFNATVAGWLEQPGSGLPALARQLLAPLDQPFFLMLLVSGIGTVLLLTAHWRQLAYVALTISGCLAASWIVRASEQSPVIALTLSLVIACAVLGNREQGFWTRVSWALYCTPLIAGIVAAGLTPLTIAPLTAVSAVVQAAFAASLALWLVERGAPVQALNRWPGLMIATWPLIAAALALITSPGWS from the coding sequence ATGGAAGGAGGCCTGACCGGCGATGTAATTGCCTGGCTCTCCGGGCACACTCGCTGGCTCGGCCCAGCCATTTTCCTCATAGCACTGCTCGAATCGCTGGCAATCGCGGGCATTGTAGTGCCAGGCGTAGCGCTGCTGTTCGCGGCGGCGGCAATGGCTGGCAGCGCGCACCTCAGCCTGGCTGGGGTCCTTGCCTGGGCCTTCGCCGGCGCAGTGTGCGGCGACATGATCAGCTTCGCCCTCGGCCGGATATTCCATCAGGATATCCGCCGCCTCGGACTATTTCGCAAGCACCCGCAGTGGATCGACGGCGGCGAAGCGTTCTTTCGCCGTTATGGGGTGCTGAGTGTCCTGATCGGACGCTTCGTAGGACCCATCAGACCTGTCATTCCTCTCGTGGCGGGGATGTTCGACATGCCAACCTGGCGCTTCGTCGCGATCAATCTTTTTTCAGCAGCGCTCTGGGCTCCGGCGTACCTGCTGCCCGGTTATGTTACCGGCAGCGCCCTGAACTGGCCGGTTCCGGAATTCTTCTGGACGCAGACGCTGGCACTCGCGGGCGGCCTCATCGCATTCACCGCGCTGTCGCTGATGGCGCTGCGCAAGCAGGAGCGCTGGTCCACCCTCGCAGTGGCCGGACTCAGCCTGGCGGGGCTGATCGGCATCGCCATGGCCAGCCCATGGCTACATATCTTCAACGCAACGGTAGCGGGCTGGCTGGAGCAGCCGGGCAGCGGCCTGCCCGCGCTGGCAAGGCAGCTGCTGGCACCGCTGGACCAGCCGTTCTTTCTGATGCTGCTGGTATCCGGTATCGGCACGGTCCTGTTGCTAACGGCGCACTGGCGGCAGCTGGCCTATGTGGCGCTGACCATTTCTGGCTGCTTGGCCGCCAGCTGGATAGTGCGGGCATCGGAGCAGAGCCCGGTCATTGCGCTGACGCTGAGCCTGGTCATCGCCTGCGCGGTCCTGGGCAATCGCGAGCAGGGATTCTGGACACGCGTAAGCTGGGCACTGTATTGCACGCCGCTGATTGCCGGCATCGTCGCAGCCGGCCTGACACCGTTGACCATTGCCCCGCTCACCGCGGTGTCGGCAGTCGTGCAGGCGGCTTTTGCCGCAAGCCTCGCCTTGTGGCTGGTCGAGAGAGGGGCGCCGGTGCAGGCGCTGAATCGCTGGCCGGGTCTAATGATTGCTACGTGGCCACTGATCGCGGCGGCTCTGGCGCTGATCACCTCGCCCGGCTGGTCATGA
- a CDS encoding DNA-3-methyladenine glycosylase, whose amino-acid sequence MLQRPLPWPSARPLPDSFFDRDARQVAIDLLGKVLRRKHGDMWLSARIIETEAYMLDERGSHASLGYTHNRRALFAGGGTIYMYYARGGDSLNFSAAGPGNSVLIKSAFPHVDVVSGADSVRTMQQLNPARDGEPRPIEKLCAGQTLLCKALDLKVPHWNAQGFDPAVFFVDDAGECPSQIIQTTRLGIPPGRDEHLPYRFVDAAHARHCTKSPLGRTRLEGNHYHLLGGGAPWKEA is encoded by the coding sequence ATGTTGCAAAGACCTCTGCCCTGGCCCTCGGCCCGACCCTTGCCCGACTCCTTCTTCGACCGCGATGCACGGCAGGTAGCCATCGACCTGCTCGGCAAGGTGCTGCGCAGAAAACACGGCGATATGTGGCTGTCGGCGCGCATCATCGAAACCGAGGCGTATATGCTTGACGAGCGCGGCAGTCACGCTTCGCTCGGCTATACCCATAACCGCCGCGCGCTGTTCGCGGGCGGCGGGACGATCTACATGTACTACGCGCGTGGCGGCGATTCGCTCAACTTCAGCGCTGCCGGACCCGGCAATTCTGTGCTCATAAAAAGCGCGTTCCCCCATGTCGACGTGGTCAGCGGAGCAGACAGCGTCCGAACCATGCAGCAACTGAATCCCGCGCGCGACGGCGAACCGCGTCCGATCGAGAAGCTCTGCGCCGGACAAACCCTGCTCTGCAAGGCACTCGACCTGAAGGTGCCCCACTGGAACGCCCAGGGGTTCGACCCAGCCGTGTTTTTCGTGGACGATGCGGGCGAGTGCCCGTCTCAGATCATCCAGACCACCCGCCTGGGCATTCCGCCGGGGCGCGATGAGCATCTGCCCTATCGCTTCGTCGACGCTGCGCATGCCCGCCATTGCACCAAGTCGCCGCTGGGTCGGACGCGTCTGGAAGGCAACCACTATCACCTGCTCGGGGGTGGAGCGCCATGGAAGGAGGCCTGA